The Coffea arabica cultivar ET-39 chromosome 4e, Coffea Arabica ET-39 HiFi, whole genome shotgun sequence genome includes a window with the following:
- the LOC113742454 gene encoding uncharacterized protein — translation MSLDAAEEEEVSSQEVKIPADIDWKMLDKSKFFFLGAAFFSGVSATLYPIVVLKTRQQVAQSQVSTIRIAFWVVRHEGFRSLYRGFGTSLMGTIPARALYMAVLEITKSNVGTTAIKVGFPDSTAAAMANAAAGLSAAVAAQMVWTPIDVVSQRLMVQGGNRHKFSNSLSSTKYLNGFDAFRKILNSDGLRGLYRGFGISILTYAPSNAVWWASYSVAQRLVWDGIGFYLCKKDDDMFENGVSALRPDCKTVIAVQGVSAFMAGGVSAVITMPLDTIKTRLQVLDGDENGRKGPTIGHTFRNLVREGGLMACYRGLWPRWASMSMSATTMITTYEFLKRLSAKNQEGLT, via the coding sequence ATGAGTTTGGATGctgctgaagaagaagaagtatcGTCCCAAGAAGTAAAAATTCCAGCTGATATAGATTGGAAAATGCTGGATAAATCCAAGTTTTTCTTCCTCGGAGCTGCCTTTTTTTCCGGTGTTTCAGCTACTCTTTATCCTATAGTGGTGTTAAAAACCAGGCAACAGGTGGCCCAATCTCAAGTTTCTACCATTAGGATTGCGTTTTGGGTTGTTAGACATGAGGGGTTTCGCAGTTTGTATAGAGGATTTGGGACTTCTTTAATGGGTACAATCCCCGCCAGGGCATTATACATGGCCGTCTTGGAGATTACCAAGAGTAATGTGGGGACTACTGCCATTAAAGTTGGCTTTCCAGACTCGACTGCAGCTGCTATGGCTAATGCTGCTGCTGGATTAAGTGCTGCAGTGGCTGCACAAATGGTTTGGACCCCAATTGATGTGGTGAGCCAGCGCCTTATGGTGCAAGGTGGTAATCGACACAAATTTAGTAATTCGTTATCTTCGACCAAGTATCTGAATGGATTTGATGCCTTCAGGAAGATCCTAAATTCGGATGGACTCAGAGGACTCTACAGGGGATTTGGGATTTCGATCTTGACTTATGCTCCTTCTAATGCAGTTTGGTGGGCATCCTACTCTGTTGCTCAGAGGCTAGTTTGGGATGGAATTGGATTTTACTTGTGCAAGAAAGATGATGATATGTTTGAAAACGGTGTTAGTGCTTTAAGGCCTGATTGTAAAACTGTAATAGCTGTTCAAGGGGTCAGTGCATTCATGGCTGGAGGAGTTTCCGCGGTGATTACTATGCCTTTGGATACCATAAAGACCAGATTGCAGGTTCTGGATGGGGACGAAAATGGCCGAAAGGGGCCAACCATTGGACACACGTTCAGGAATTTGGTAAGAGAAGGTGGTTTGATGGCTTGCTACAGAGGGCTGTGGCCACGATGGGCTTCAATGTCCATGTCTGCCACCACAATGATAACTACCTATGAGTTCTTGAAACGGCTCTcagccaagaatcaagagggtTTGACATGA